One Phocaeicola dorei genomic region harbors:
- a CDS encoding helix-turn-helix domain-containing protein, whose product MTGMRMLKLWVVVMLLGLLPVVSEAQEEINNAINVQLEYLKKYPKDKEALRKVSFLYLNKADYDQAIFYGRQLFEMGYNERDYNGAVIYSHICLGQAHMMKGNVKEAYSHLGQARLIGESNKNDSALCSVYNGLGLYASNVQKDYYRSLTYFFKGVEAARRCHYDRLYSILLSNIAGIYYLKNDSTGLKYALECYELGHERKDPYLIYSGSTNTAYMYYLKSDYNTALKYIQEAEFTMVQNDFYDQSNVYNLYGYILHKLNKDDEALGFFRKALDLKEQGNISSVMNSYLGYAEILMEHHQYDRAVWMLKAGIELSYQQANAIYRSDLLQALSRCYEEDGMLVEALKYHKLYQLETDSLYNAEKERAVGEIRAKYDMERQENEIKQNRLELLEKENKMQLLIAGFICIFIAASLLYYLYYRKNKLYLTIVKQNQDAIRREQQLQNKIDEQFAEIGRQSALLQEYLTDSTKTSLPQPEKYASSSLTDEKKQDLFLRLETLLREEKVFTDNLLTKEKVAEMLGTNRTYLSQIINEQTKQTFTQFVNGFRTKEAVRLLSDPDNQTPLKAISAELGFNSMTTFYSQFQAATGMTPAQYRNKVQELHKNR is encoded by the coding sequence ATGACAGGAATGAGGATGCTTAAACTGTGGGTGGTTGTAATGTTATTGGGACTCTTGCCCGTTGTTTCAGAGGCGCAAGAAGAAATAAATAATGCCATTAATGTACAGTTGGAGTATCTGAAAAAGTATCCTAAAGATAAAGAAGCGCTTCGGAAAGTTAGTTTTCTCTATCTGAATAAAGCAGATTATGATCAGGCTATCTTTTATGGTCGACAATTGTTTGAGATGGGTTATAATGAACGGGATTACAATGGCGCTGTAATTTATTCTCATATTTGTCTGGGGCAGGCCCATATGATGAAGGGAAATGTAAAGGAGGCTTATAGTCATTTAGGGCAGGCCAGGCTGATAGGTGAAAGTAATAAAAATGATTCCGCCTTATGTTCCGTATATAATGGTCTGGGACTTTATGCATCGAATGTCCAAAAAGACTATTATCGTTCACTTACTTATTTCTTCAAAGGAGTTGAAGCTGCAAGACGTTGTCATTATGACAGACTCTATTCCATTTTACTTTCTAATATTGCCGGTATTTATTATTTAAAAAATGATAGCACAGGATTGAAATATGCCCTTGAATGTTATGAACTGGGACATGAACGGAAAGATCCTTATCTGATTTATAGTGGTTCAACCAATACCGCTTATATGTATTATTTGAAGAGTGACTATAATACAGCATTGAAATATATTCAGGAGGCGGAGTTCACCATGGTGCAGAATGACTTTTATGACCAATCAAACGTTTACAATCTTTATGGATATATTCTGCATAAATTGAATAAAGATGATGAAGCGCTGGGCTTTTTCCGGAAGGCTTTGGATTTGAAAGAACAGGGAAATATTTCTTCAGTGATGAATTCCTATTTGGGCTATGCCGAAATTTTAATGGAGCATCATCAGTATGACCGGGCTGTCTGGATGCTGAAAGCCGGAATAGAACTGTCTTACCAACAGGCTAATGCCATTTATCGAAGTGACCTGTTGCAGGCTTTATCCCGATGTTATGAAGAAGATGGTATGCTGGTAGAGGCGTTGAAGTATCATAAGCTCTATCAGCTGGAAACAGATAGCTTATATAATGCGGAAAAGGAACGTGCCGTGGGGGAGATACGTGCAAAATACGATATGGAACGGCAGGAAAACGAGATAAAACAAAACCGTCTGGAATTATTGGAAAAGGAAAATAAGATGCAATTGCTTATAGCCGGATTTATTTGTATCTTCATAGCTGCCTCTTTACTATATTACTTATATTACAGAAAAAATAAGCTGTACCTTACCATTGTGAAGCAAAATCAGGACGCTATCCGGCGTGAACAGCAATTGCAGAATAAAATAGACGAGCAGTTTGCAGAGATAGGCCGCCAGTCCGCTCTTTTACAAGAATATCTTACGGACTCGACGAAAACTTCTTTGCCGCAACCTGAGAAATATGCTTCATCCTCGTTGACAGATGAAAAGAAGCAGGATTTATTTCTGCGTTTGGAAACGCTGTTGCGGGAGGAGAAGGTATTTACAGACAATTTGCTGACCAAAGAGAAAGTAGCGGAAATGTTGGGAACTAATCGTACTTATCTCTCTCAAATTATTAATGAGCAGACCAAGCAGACTTTTACTCAATTTGTAAATGGTTTCCGCACAAAAGAGGCAGTCCGTTTACTTTCCGATCCTGATAACCAAACTCCGCTAAAGGCGATTTCAGCTGAATTGGGCTTTAATTCCATGACTACTTTTTATAGCCAGTTTCAGGCGGCTACTGGTATGACTCCCGCTCAGTATAGAAACAAAGTGCAGGAATTGCATAAAAATAGATAA
- a CDS encoding SusC/RagA family TonB-linked outer membrane protein: MKHSDYHGKLLRLAMVFVALFLCGTMAYAQTDRMISGIVVDENGDPLPAAHIRQVSQTKGEELAAVITDMNGHFRLTLLRTAKEIEISYLGYESKKVRLTSANSYRIVLEPASELLDEVVVTGYQTISRERATGSFAKVDSKKLETQRLSSVSSLMEGRIAGYSDGKIRGVTSMNGLTTPLYVIDGFPVEKTISDGLGNWVENVPDLNIEDIENITVLKDAAATSIYGARAANGVVVITTKKAGKNQLNVSFSATLTVRPYNFYTGHLAGTADMIEMEKEWAAMNPNLQGEGASQYAQNLLDNASMYSCLGVQAILKHHTGAISEAQMEQTLHELASQGFRYYDDVKKYGKRNPFSQQYNLNIGRGTEKNTFNASLSYRNNREEDKYTDSESFGLNLQNTTRLTSWLSLDLGTYLNYGDGTTQSYNLTSPGYNYVPYSSLLNGDGSYYTNTAADRYSKSQQEIISSYGLYSMDITPLDELGRNLSKSKNFSNRTFARLNFKFTDWLRYTASFQYEVGEYKTSQLQDKESYAVRNKVNTFATDASGSGQATYNLPYGNIYTTGTNSIRAYNFRQQLDFNKTFAEKHDVTALFGMEVRENKTEYNNRKYYNYDPALLTYDLIDERVLSNTYTGVLGNYVSFNKNDISNIYELVNRFVSFYGNAAYTYDGKYMVTGSIRWDRTNLFATGSKYQKKPIWSVGAGWNLDKESFFKVSFINMMKLRFSYGIGGNIAKNSAPYMTAYYNNNTHVGGIQGTISNRPNPDLRWEKTTTANIGVDFSMFRNRLNGSIEYYNKSGVDLLANTNGVPTEGFGFSTYTMNNGKMRNRGFELTLSGDVIMGKDWNWNVGGVLGYNKNKVTYVNVKAPAIFLQFDYPAAYPRVGVPYNAIYGYLWAGLDSKGQPQVYDSEGNIHVSSSPQKVEDAVYLGTSVPVYSGAVNTNLRYKNWELAAQLLFEGGHKMRNTNIAYPGLGVTSKDVSKRWRQPGDEAYTDVPRYVPSESKDYNSYSSDLYSKASIHVLDADNWRLKNLSVTYHVPASVCQKFYVKNARIMLGMENVFTLAKSRDVKWMLGGYSKPNYLCNVNLNF, encoded by the coding sequence ATGAAACATTCAGATTACCACGGAAAGCTACTTCGACTGGCGATGGTTTTCGTTGCATTGTTTTTGTGTGGAACAATGGCATATGCACAAACAGACCGGATGATCAGCGGTATAGTTGTAGATGAGAATGGAGATCCCCTGCCTGCCGCTCACATCCGTCAGGTGAGCCAGACGAAAGGGGAGGAACTAGCTGCTGTCATAACCGATATGAACGGGCACTTCCGGCTGACCCTGCTCCGCACAGCGAAAGAGATAGAAATCTCTTACTTGGGCTATGAATCAAAGAAAGTAAGATTGACAAGTGCGAACAGTTACAGAATTGTTTTGGAGCCGGCCTCCGAACTGCTGGACGAGGTGGTGGTAACCGGATATCAGACTATCTCCAGGGAACGGGCTACCGGTTCATTTGCGAAAGTAGATTCGAAAAAGTTGGAAACTCAACGGTTAAGTAGTGTCAGCTCATTGATGGAGGGAAGAATAGCAGGTTATAGTGACGGTAAGATACGTGGTGTGACTTCGATGAACGGACTTACTACTCCTCTGTATGTGATTGATGGGTTTCCGGTAGAGAAAACTATTTCTGACGGACTGGGCAACTGGGTCGAAAATGTGCCTGATTTGAATATAGAGGATATAGAGAATATTACGGTATTAAAAGATGCCGCGGCTACGTCTATCTATGGTGCTCGTGCTGCTAATGGTGTAGTAGTCATCACTACTAAAAAAGCCGGAAAGAATCAGCTGAATGTATCATTTTCAGCGACATTGACAGTACGCCCTTATAATTTTTATACCGGTCACTTGGCCGGTACGGCTGACATGATAGAGATGGAAAAGGAGTGGGCGGCCATGAATCCTAATCTTCAAGGAGAGGGAGCATCCCAATATGCACAGAATTTGTTGGACAATGCATCCATGTATTCCTGTTTGGGGGTACAGGCTATTTTAAAACATCATACAGGTGCGATCAGCGAAGCACAAATGGAGCAGACGCTACATGAACTGGCTTCACAGGGATTCCGTTATTATGATGATGTGAAGAAATATGGTAAACGAAATCCGTTTTCGCAACAATATAACTTGAATATCGGGCGTGGAACGGAAAAAAATACATTTAATGCTTCGCTGTCTTACAGGAATAACCGGGAAGAAGATAAATATACTGACAGCGAGAGTTTCGGATTGAATTTGCAGAACACTACCCGGCTTACTTCATGGCTGAGTCTGGATTTGGGAACGTATCTGAATTATGGAGATGGTACAACGCAGAGTTATAATCTGACCTCACCCGGATATAATTATGTTCCTTATAGTTCGTTGTTGAATGGCGATGGAAGCTACTATACTAACACGGCTGCGGACCGGTACAGTAAGTCACAACAGGAAATTATTTCTTCTTACGGATTGTATAGTATGGATATTACCCCTTTGGACGAATTGGGAAGAAACTTGTCGAAGAGTAAGAATTTTAGTAATCGTACTTTTGCGAGACTTAATTTTAAATTCACAGACTGGTTGAGATACACTGCTTCGTTCCAATATGAAGTAGGGGAATATAAGACAAGCCAATTGCAAGATAAGGAAAGCTATGCTGTGCGTAATAAAGTAAATACATTTGCTACTGATGCAAGTGGGAGTGGCCAGGCTACTTATAATCTTCCTTATGGCAATATTTATACAACGGGAACTAATAGTATTCGTGCTTATAATTTCCGTCAGCAATTGGATTTTAACAAGACATTTGCAGAAAAACATGATGTGACCGCTTTGTTTGGTATGGAAGTACGTGAAAATAAGACGGAATACAATAATCGGAAATATTATAATTATGATCCGGCTTTACTAACTTATGATCTTATTGATGAACGGGTGCTGAGTAATACTTATACCGGAGTTTTGGGAAACTATGTATCATTCAATAAAAATGATATCTCCAACATCTATGAACTGGTAAATCGTTTTGTTTCTTTTTATGGGAATGCAGCTTACACGTATGATGGTAAATATATGGTGACAGGAAGCATTCGTTGGGATCGTACCAATTTGTTTGCTACTGGTTCCAAGTATCAGAAGAAACCTATCTGGTCGGTAGGTGCTGGTTGGAATCTGGACAAAGAATCTTTTTTTAAAGTTTCATTTATAAATATGATGAAACTGCGTTTCAGTTATGGTATCGGTGGTAACATCGCCAAGAATTCTGCTCCTTATATGACGGCTTATTATAATAATAATACCCATGTGGGCGGCATACAAGGGACTATCAGCAACCGTCCTAATCCTGATTTGCGGTGGGAAAAGACAACTACAGCTAATATTGGTGTAGATTTCTCTATGTTTAGAAATCGATTGAACGGTTCTATTGAATATTATAATAAGTCGGGCGTGGATTTGTTAGCCAATACCAATGGAGTACCTACCGAAGGTTTTGGTTTTTCTACTTATACCATGAATAATGGTAAAATGAGAAACCGTGGATTCGAGTTGACTCTTTCCGGTGATGTCATTATGGGAAAAGATTGGAATTGGAACGTAGGTGGTGTGCTGGGATACAATAAGAATAAAGTGACTTATGTCAATGTAAAAGCACCTGCTATTTTTCTTCAGTTCGATTATCCTGCCGCCTATCCCCGTGTTGGAGTGCCTTATAATGCCATTTATGGATATCTGTGGGCAGGGCTGGATAGTAAAGGGCAGCCTCAGGTGTATGACTCGGAAGGAAATATCCATGTAAGCAGTTCACCGCAAAAAGTGGAGGATGCTGTGTATTTAGGAACTTCTGTTCCGGTTTATAGTGGGGCTGTTAATACCAATCTCCGTTATAAGAATTGGGAACTGGCTGCTCAACTGCTTTTTGAAGGGGGGCACAAAATGCGGAATACCAATATAGCCTATCCGGGATTAGGAGTGACAAGTAAGGATGTGAGTAAACGTTGGCGTCAGCCTGGTGATGAGGCATATACCGATGTACCACGCTATGTTCCGTCAGAAAGCAAGGATTATAATTCTTACTCATCCGACCTTTATAGCAAGGCTTCCATTCATGTACTTGATGCCGATAACTGGCGCTTGAAGAATCTCTCTGTTACTTATCATGTTCCTGCAAGTGTATGTCAGAAGTTTTATGTAAAAAATGCACGTATCATGCTAGGTATGGAAAATGTGTTCACTTTGGCTAAAAGCCGTGATGTGAAATGGATGCTCGGGGGATATAGTAAACCAAATTATTTGTGTAATGTCAATTTGAACTTTTAA
- a CDS encoding RagB/SusD family nutrient uptake outer membrane protein: MKKILFMIMTVLGWINLTSCNDYLDIVPKGNKIPTTLADFEALLRDEYTIGYIPVTNSLYLLNDKFVGQSSLTSVTLTSANYLWNETADRIVLNNQDEGTYYRSYMAISTCNLLLEHVPVATEATDSERNEVMAYAKVIRAMSYYILANYYADTYVSATAGTKLSVPLITSADINAPHKQVTIQEIYDFMIKDVKEAIEQGLPEQSRTVIHPNLGAAYAFLARVYLQMANYEEALKYADMALEQNDNLYDWISYYNSHKEAITKEDSYPSLPSATGYDYVENYYFRCGEGNPNYATSELNIPVERAESFEEGDARFLSRWKLRTVNQDTYYQGLAKGYFNGAGLTTCEVYLIKAECLARQVTGNDFSAAMDVLNKVRKTRILPEIYQPLQASTLTEAIDLIRRTKDNELIFTIVPFADARRFNAEGTFARALSKTWEGQTYTLTPASHLWIMPFPAGAVQNPGNGTITQNVSK, translated from the coding sequence ATGAAAAAGATACTATTTATGATAATGACAGTGTTGGGGTGGATAAATCTGACTTCTTGTAATGATTATTTGGATATTGTTCCCAAAGGGAACAAAATTCCTACTACCTTGGCTGATTTTGAAGCATTGCTGCGAGATGAATATACCATTGGCTATATTCCTGTAACGAATAGTCTTTATCTGTTGAATGATAAATTTGTAGGACAAAGCAGTCTGACTAGCGTTACCCTTACGAGTGCCAATTATCTGTGGAATGAAACAGCGGACAGAATTGTACTGAACAATCAGGACGAAGGGACTTATTACCGTAGTTATATGGCTATTTCCACTTGTAATCTCTTGCTGGAGCATGTTCCCGTTGCAACCGAAGCGACTGATTCCGAACGCAATGAGGTAATGGCTTATGCCAAAGTGATTCGTGCTATGAGCTATTACATACTGGCCAATTATTATGCTGATACCTATGTGTCTGCAACTGCCGGTACTAAACTGAGTGTACCTTTGATAACCAGTGCCGATATCAATGCTCCTCACAAGCAGGTCACTATTCAAGAAATCTATGATTTCATGATTAAAGATGTGAAAGAAGCCATAGAACAAGGATTACCCGAACAGTCAAGGACTGTTATCCATCCCAATTTGGGAGCAGCCTATGCCTTCTTGGCACGGGTTTATCTGCAAATGGCGAATTATGAAGAAGCGCTGAAATACGCGGATATGGCTTTGGAACAGAATGATAATCTGTATGATTGGATATCTTATTACAACAGTCATAAGGAAGCTATTACAAAAGAAGACAGTTATCCGTCGTTACCGTCAGCGACAGGGTATGATTATGTGGAGAATTACTATTTCCGTTGTGGAGAGGGTAATCCTAACTATGCTACCAGCGAACTTAATATTCCGGTGGAACGTGCGGAGAGTTTCGAGGAAGGGGATGCACGTTTTCTCTCTCGCTGGAAACTACGCACGGTAAATCAGGATACTTACTATCAAGGTTTGGCCAAAGGATATTTCAACGGGGCTGGTCTGACCACTTGTGAGGTATATCTCATCAAGGCCGAATGTTTGGCACGTCAGGTCACAGGTAATGATTTCTCTGCTGCTATGGATGTGTTGAACAAGGTACGTAAGACCCGTATTCTGCCGGAGATATATCAACCCTTGCAGGCTTCAACTTTGACAGAAGCCATTGACTTGATCCGACGTACGAAAGACAATGAATTGATTTTCACTATTGTGCCATTCGCTGATGCCCGGAGGTTTAATGCCGAAGGTACTTTTGCACGTGCACTATCCAAAACATGGGAAGGGCAGACTTATACATTAACCCCGGCTTCACATCTTTGGATTATGCCTTTCCCGGCAGGTGCCGTTCAGAATCCGGGTAATGGAACTATCACTCAAAATGTATCTAAATAA
- a CDS encoding TlpA disulfide reductase family protein, whose protein sequence is MKLMYLLATSAVVLVMMASCTRQSVTGYTLTAAIDGIPDGSHVQLFPVSHGHEKPVADTTVVDGKFIFKGVADEPLAVRLMVKDAYGSMPLMLENGSISVEGKVTSENLNGTVNYNFSQVSVTGSPLTDKYVKLLSTRDALDSIYVTNNEKFKDIRAAYGKARVAKDKILMDSVVATEAYKASAVADSLFFATVDATYYKLVMDNKDSYWGPLMMISLFSYLTEEQKPWYDALSEEAKHSRYGKMVKESVAPDSQIGSKVPVFTAKSQDGKSVTLTDLCQGKKYVLIDFWASWCNPCRKEIPNLKKLYTQYADRGFQIVSISIDKKEAEWTKALKEEQLQWPNFLDTGGIADIYKVKFVPTMYLIDAQGVMVGENLRGEALANKLAELFGEIE, encoded by the coding sequence ATGAAATTGATGTATTTATTAGCAACATCCGCCGTTGTTTTGGTGATGATGGCATCTTGTACCCGGCAGTCGGTAACGGGGTACACACTGACAGCTGCAATTGATGGAATTCCTGACGGATCCCATGTACAGTTATTTCCTGTAAGTCATGGTCATGAAAAACCGGTGGCGGACACTACTGTTGTAGATGGAAAATTTATATTTAAAGGGGTGGCGGATGAACCTCTGGCTGTACGGCTGATGGTGAAAGATGCATACGGTTCCATGCCTCTGATGTTGGAGAATGGCAGTATAAGCGTGGAGGGTAAGGTGACTTCTGAAAACCTTAATGGAACCGTGAATTATAATTTCTCACAGGTTTCAGTGACGGGATCTCCTTTGACGGACAAATATGTAAAATTATTGAGCACACGTGATGCCTTGGATTCTATTTATGTGACGAATAACGAGAAGTTTAAGGATATCCGTGCTGCCTATGGAAAAGCGAGAGTTGCCAAAGATAAGATCTTGATGGATTCTGTCGTTGCTACGGAAGCTTACAAAGCATCTGCCGTGGCCGATAGTTTGTTCTTTGCTACGGTAGATGCCACTTACTATAAATTAGTTATGGACAATAAAGATTCTTATTGGGGGCCTCTGATGATGATCAGTTTGTTTTCTTATCTTACCGAAGAGCAGAAACCGTGGTATGATGCCTTGTCAGAAGAGGCTAAACATTCCCGCTATGGAAAAATGGTGAAAGAGAGTGTGGCTCCTGATAGTCAGATCGGTTCTAAAGTGCCTGTCTTTACAGCCAAGTCACAAGATGGGAAATCGGTAACTTTAACCGATTTGTGCCAAGGTAAGAAGTATGTCCTTATTGATTTTTGGGCATCATGGTGTAATCCTTGCCGTAAGGAGATTCCTAATTTGAAAAAACTCTATACGCAATATGCAGACAGGGGTTTCCAGATTGTAAGTATCTCTATTGACAAAAAAGAGGCGGAATGGACAAAAGCGCTGAAAGAAGAACAACTTCAGTGGCCTAATTTTTTGGATACTGGAGGTATTGCTGATATATATAAAGTGAAATTTGTTCCTACTATGTATTTGATAGATGCCCAAGGGGTCATGGTAGGAGAAAATCTTCGTGGTGAGGCTTTGGCAAATAAACTGGCTGAGCTTTTTGGAGAGATTGAATAA
- a CDS encoding DcaP family trimeric outer membrane transporter yields the protein MKTIFKSMSCLMLGAMIVTPMFAQQKDLYPELEGPGPVVIISKDKNGKEELINVFEETQRPHFHDPRAPRFLLTDQQGKFALGIGGYLKTTMEYDFNGIVDDVDFIPALIPQPGSTAVRNQFQMDASTSTIFLKLVGRTKHLGNFIVYTAGNFRGSGKTFELQNAYLSFLGFTMGYDTGLFMDLAAAPPTIDFQGPDGMTFYRATQLRYEANLIKGLKVGVGVEMPSVDGTPAKDVRIGKQRMPDIPAYVQYSWAKASHIRVGGILRSMTYEDQVNNKAKSLTGWGIQASGTARLGNFQLYGQYTYGKGIAQYLNDISNLNVDIVPLADESGRMQVLPMKGWYVGLQYNFSKRVFASATYSQSRLFTEDCYAHFNETQYKKGQYLVANVFWNISHNLQVGVEYLHGWRENFNDVNREANRINLSAQYNF from the coding sequence ATGAAAACTATCTTTAAATCAATGAGTTGCCTTATGCTGGGCGCAATGATTGTTACGCCGATGTTTGCGCAACAAAAAGATCTTTATCCGGAGTTGGAAGGACCGGGACCTGTTGTTATTATCTCAAAAGATAAAAATGGCAAGGAGGAATTAATCAATGTATTTGAAGAAACGCAACGTCCGCATTTCCATGATCCCCGTGCCCCTCGTTTTTTACTTACTGACCAACAGGGAAAGTTTGCATTGGGTATCGGTGGTTATTTGAAAACTACAATGGAATATGATTTTAATGGGATAGTGGATGACGTTGACTTTATCCCTGCACTCATTCCGCAACCGGGATCCACTGCTGTCCGTAATCAGTTCCAGATGGATGCAAGCACTTCCACTATCTTTTTAAAATTGGTGGGGAGAACCAAGCATTTGGGCAACTTCATCGTTTATACAGCCGGAAACTTCCGTGGAAGTGGAAAGACTTTTGAATTGCAGAATGCTTATTTATCTTTTTTGGGTTTTACCATGGGGTATGATACCGGATTGTTTATGGATCTTGCCGCAGCTCCTCCGACTATTGATTTTCAAGGACCTGACGGGATGACTTTCTATCGGGCCACCCAGTTGCGTTATGAAGCTAATTTGATTAAAGGTTTGAAAGTGGGTGTCGGTGTGGAAATGCCTTCAGTAGACGGAACTCCGGCAAAAGATGTGAGAATCGGTAAGCAGCGGATGCCGGATATTCCTGCTTATGTGCAGTATTCCTGGGCGAAAGCGAGCCATATACGTGTGGGAGGAATCTTGAGAAGTATGACTTATGAGGATCAAGTGAATAATAAGGCAAAGTCATTGACCGGTTGGGGGATACAGGCATCGGGAACAGCAAGACTGGGTAATTTCCAGCTTTACGGACAATATACTTATGGTAAAGGTATTGCTCAATATTTGAATGATATCAGTAACTTGAATGTAGATATCGTTCCTTTGGCTGACGAGTCCGGGCGCATGCAGGTACTTCCCATGAAAGGATGGTATGTCGGATTACAGTATAATTTCTCGAAACGGGTATTCGCATCGGCTACGTATAGCCAGTCACGCCTGTTTACGGAAGATTGCTATGCTCACTTTAATGAAACCCAGTATAAAAAAGGTCAGTATCTGGTCGCTAATGTGTTTTGGAATATAAGCCATAACCTGCAGGTGGGTGTGGAATATCTGCATGGCTGGAGAGAGAATTTTAATGATGTGAACCGTGAGGCAAACCGTATAAACTTGAGTGCACAATATAATTTCTAA
- the nfo gene encoding deoxyribonuclease IV — protein MKKIGAHVSVSGGVEMAPVNALGIGADAFALFTKNQRQWVAKPLSVESITLFKENCEKEGFDIRYILPHDSYLINLGHPDREGMEKSRAAFLDEMRRCELLGLKMLNFHPGSHLNKISIEKCLDRIAESVNMTLDKTTGVTAVIENTAGQGSNVGNEFWHLRYIIDKVEDKSRVGVCLDTCHTYTAGYDIANEYDWVFTEFDEVVGGNYLCAIHLNDSKKPLGSRVDRHDSIGKGLIGIDFFRRFMQDSRFNDMPVILETPDDTIWRDEIKMLRSFEL, from the coding sequence ATGAAAAAAATAGGTGCACATGTATCCGTAAGCGGGGGCGTAGAAATGGCCCCCGTTAATGCATTAGGGATAGGAGCGGACGCATTCGCTCTTTTTACAAAGAATCAGCGGCAATGGGTTGCAAAACCTTTGTCTGTCGAGAGTATTACTCTGTTTAAAGAAAACTGTGAGAAAGAAGGTTTTGATATCCGGTATATTCTTCCTCATGACAGTTATCTGATAAACTTGGGACATCCTGATAGGGAGGGGATGGAAAAGAGTCGTGCGGCATTCTTGGATGAAATGCGGCGTTGTGAGTTGTTAGGATTGAAAATGCTGAATTTTCATCCCGGAAGTCATTTGAACAAGATATCAATAGAGAAGTGCCTGGACAGGATTGCCGAGTCTGTCAATATGACTTTGGATAAGACGACCGGTGTGACTGCTGTGATTGAGAATACAGCCGGACAGGGAAGTAATGTGGGAAATGAATTCTGGCATTTGAGATATATTATAGATAAGGTGGAGGATAAATCTCGTGTGGGAGTCTGTCTGGATACTTGCCATACCTATACCGCCGGTTATGATATTGCGAATGAATATGACTGGGTCTTTACCGAGTTTGATGAAGTCGTGGGGGGAAACTATTTGTGTGCCATTCACTTGAATGACTCAAAGAAACCATTGGGCAGCCGGGTAGACCGTCATGACAGTATCGGAAAGGGGCTGATTGGTATTGATTTCTTTCGCCGTTTCATGCAGGATTCCCGTTTTAACGATATGCCTGTTATTCTTGAAACTCCCGATGATACCATTTGGAGGGATGAAATTAAAATGCTTCGCAGCTTTGAATTATAG